The segment GAACTGAATGTGTTACGTTGCCATACTTAGCAGACATCAGCGTCAGCTCAAGCGGAGCAAAACTTTGACCTGGAGTGGACACGCTCAATATCGGCTTGTCACCGCTTTCATCAAGGATAAGCACAGATGGAAGGTTAGCTTTAACAACCGCTCCTCCACCCAGTTCTACTTCCCCTGCTTGATGGAAAACAATGCCCGTCACATTAAGGCCTTTATGTGTGACTGCTTGAAGTTTCTCATTGTTTACCAGAACCGATACCGGAATGTCCGAAGCATAAACCGCGACTTGTTCAACATTTGTTCCCGGAACAACAATGTACTGATAGTTTTGATTTTCGGGCTTGGAGCCATGACTGATCGACAAAGCAAACACTTCTTTACTTACTGATTCCGGCTTATTTGCGGTACGAATCGAGCTCCAATCACCAGTTTGTGTCTGATTGGAAAGCTTACCATGCCAGTGTTCAGGGAGCACATAACCTACGTTGTCGTGGTGAACCCATTTAGTGTCAGTAAGCGCACGTTGCCCATGTTCAATCGTCTTGCCATCAACCGTAACCTGCCCATTGAGCAGAACTTGGTTAACAGAGGTATTGACGTTTTCATGGTTGGTTGAATAGATACCTGCGCCAAGTGCAACCACTTCGTCCGAGAAACTAAACCAAGCTTTCTTGGCTTTTGTTCTTCCTTTCCCTTCACCGTACTTGTAGAAATTTGGCTGAGTTGAATGGGCCGTTTCTGCATGGCGTATGTTGATATCCATATCCATTACGGTAACGCCAAACTTGCCGTTAGACACGCCACCAACAAATGACACATCTGGCTGCATAATGCGTCCCCAATCTGCGGCTTGTCCTACGTATTCAGGAGCAGTAACTCCCGGTACAAGTGTCCAGTCCCAGACAGGAAAGATGTTGTGATACTCGTTACCACGTTGCAACAGGAAGGTACTACCGAATCCCAGCCAGAATCCTTTCAAGTTTTCGCCATTCCCCGCTTCGGCAGGTTCAACACGTTGCGAGTTCATACCGATACTGAACATATGCCCATCGGCAGATTTCACTGAATAGTCACTGCGCCAGAAGTGCTTAAAACCATTCAAGCCTGAACCGACATCTCCAAACTCATGGCGTTTAAAGTTTTCCGCATCCTGAGCGCGTTCTGGAGCCCATTTCGCAATCAAATCCATAGGTGTGTTTTCAGGAAGAGCCTTTGCTGCCTCCGCCATGTATTCAGTGGCTTTGACTCGGCTAATGCCTCGACTCATTGTGTTGTAGTCCCACTGTCCATGACGTTTAGACCAACGCTGTCCATCCATCATGTACGACACGAGAATCTCTGTTTTTTCTGCCGAAAACTGCCATGGTAAGCCATCCACAAAGCTCGCCCATTTGGCTGCGGCACCAAACCATACCGGACCGTAACCCGAGGTATAAAGCTGTGGACCGTGCTGATGGAACGAATAATCGTGTTGAATACCGTCTGCCGTGCTAACCGTTATAGTGTCTTCAATGTCTGAAATAGCTTTGCCGACCATTTCGGCATCTCCGGTGAGTAAACCTCTGTTTAACACTGCCAAAGCAATATCTGTTCTGTTCGCCGCTTTCGGGATCGGGCTGTTAGGGTTATTTGGCGAGTAATTTGGAGTGTCAGGCAAATAGCGAGCAATACGTTCTAATAGAGCGCCATCTAAAGCATCTTTAGCCATCACCGCACTGTAACCTATGCGTTTGGGAATACCGATGTCGTGCCACCACCAGTTCCAGCTTTTCGGATCTGCATCTAACCAATATGTGAGTGCATTACTCACCGCTTTACCCAGTTCCTGTGTCGGATTTTTATTGTACTGTGCCGCTAGGACAACTAATCGATCCAAATGCAAGCTCGGCTGCCAGCCCGGCTTTTCAACTTGTTGATAATTGACATCCACCCATGAGCCTTGCTCGGAAATCGAAGCCAAATATTCATCACTCAACTCTGCCAGATTCTTGCCCTGCTTCTTTGCTGAAGCTTCTGAACTTGCAACGAAATCAGGTATCACCCTTTGCTTCAGTGTTGCAAAATCTTGAGCGTTCGCTTTTCTCTCCTTGCGCTCAGTTGCATTATCTTGAGTCACTTGGGTAGCGTCATTTACATTCTTTTGAGCCTCAGAGGAGGAAGCACTCTCTTTACAACCCATCACCGCCATTAACGAAATAGCTAAAAGTGAATATTTAAAAGTTTTCACGTTTTATCCTTATTTATTAACCAGTTGATAAACTGGAGCGCATCATAAAAAGGAAGCTAAACCGTACGTTACTTACTCTTTGGTTTTCTGAGACAGATTATGAAAATTGGTTAGGTGTTCAATGAATAACTGCGAAGCATATTCAATCAAAATCAGTATTGCCAAGTTAGCCATGCAGTATTAGTTTGATTGCATAAAATGCGGTTTCACAGCTCACACCCTTGATGAATAATGTGTGCAAGAAAGCCCTTAATGAACATAAACTTATACGATTCGGTTAAATCTTGAACTTCTACGGAGCCTGTTATGAAATCACTCGGCGCATTGTTGCTCCTACTTCCTCTGCTCGTTGCTTGTGCTCCTGAAGATAGCTCACAAGCTCTCGGGACTTTAGAACGAGACAGAGTAACGTTCTCTGCCACCAGCAATGAAATCATCAGAGAGCTTCCAGTGAAGGAAGGTAGCCAAGTAAAAATAGGCGACATCTTGGTTAGGTTAGATAGTACCAGCCAAGAAGCGATGCTTGCCCAAGCCATTGCCCAGCAAGCAAAAGCCAATGCTTATCTGACCAAACTGACCAATGGTGAACGACCAGAAGATATCGCGGTAGCGCAAGCTAAAGTCACCTTAGCAACGGCAAAATTGACTGAAGCCAACAAAAACTATCGCCGAAAAGCAGAACTGGTGTCGAAAAATCTCATCAGCGAATCTGAAAAAGATACAGCCCTGTCTGCCAGAGATTCAGCCAGAGCCGAACTAGACTCGGCGAAAGAAGAATTTGCAAAACTCACCGCAGGTGCTCGCGTAGAAGATATTGAGCAGGC is part of the Vibrio diazotrophicus genome and harbors:
- a CDS encoding polysaccharide lyase family 8 super-sandwich domain-containing protein produces the protein MKTFKYSLLAISLMAVMGCKESASSSEAQKNVNDATQVTQDNATERKERKANAQDFATLKQRVIPDFVASSEASAKKQGKNLAELSDEYLASISEQGSWVDVNYQQVEKPGWQPSLHLDRLVVLAAQYNKNPTQELGKAVSNALTYWLDADPKSWNWWWHDIGIPKRIGYSAVMAKDALDGALLERIARYLPDTPNYSPNNPNSPIPKAANRTDIALAVLNRGLLTGDAEMVGKAISDIEDTITVSTADGIQHDYSFHQHGPQLYTSGYGPVWFGAAAKWASFVDGLPWQFSAEKTEILVSYMMDGQRWSKRHGQWDYNTMSRGISRVKATEYMAEAAKALPENTPMDLIAKWAPERAQDAENFKRHEFGDVGSGLNGFKHFWRSDYSVKSADGHMFSIGMNSQRVEPAEAGNGENLKGFWLGFGSTFLLQRGNEYHNIFPVWDWTLVPGVTAPEYVGQAADWGRIMQPDVSFVGGVSNGKFGVTVMDMDINIRHAETAHSTQPNFYKYGEGKGRTKAKKAWFSFSDEVVALGAGIYSTNHENVNTSVNQVLLNGQVTVDGKTIEHGQRALTDTKWVHHDNVGYVLPEHWHGKLSNQTQTGDWSSIRTANKPESVSKEVFALSISHGSKPENQNYQYIVVPGTNVEQVAVYASDIPVSVLVNNEKLQAVTHKGLNVTGIVFHQAGEVELGGGAVVKANLPSVLILDESGDKPILSVSTPGQSFAPLELTLMSAKYGNVTHSVLTPGGEAETGKTLTFAWDEKIDDTHRHSMLVQQQKELASQNKFDLLAEADTEVQGGRYADENFDIVSRWDLYVGQIADKESQDANVTKTLKSLLKFNLERLTDTPVKKATLKLHVRDFSGATEQVINLLKLDNTDWHESYVTWNDVDGTALPTNQALTISDKDKKQWVELDVTELVEMARKQGVLSLMLENASEGFVAFGSDETEQIPILAIERVVDTK
- a CDS encoding HlyD family secretion protein; this encodes MKSLGALLLLLPLLVACAPEDSSQALGTLERDRVTFSATSNEIIRELPVKEGSQVKIGDILVRLDSTSQEAMLAQAIAQQAKANAYLTKLTNGERPEDIAVAQAKVTLATAKLTEANKNYRRKAELVSKNLISESEKDTALSARDSARAELDSAKEEFAKLTAGARVEDIEQAKAELDAAIANSAVQQQKLDELTIVSTRDGVLDNLPYNLGERVSVGSIVAVVQADNSPFARVYVPEPYRVNLTQGTKLQVHVDGVEQTYQGTVRWIANEPSFTPYYALTENERARLMYLAEIDLSDDAQNLPSGIPAEVDLP